One Cohnella candidum genomic region harbors:
- a CDS encoding chemotaxis protein CheX — translation MGLERTEGTPELFPLLLNAAEQYLAQIGLSGLQRLGAESADQRELELEDVTAFIQVSGGIQGGFLFSVDHSLSRELAKRFMVEEINDVEAGQYAVEVVAEIANIVTAHSLREIEDLDIYLGNPLMLLSRDMGMRANVFQSQPYAAPHGRCRWIYIPKMDKAELASIVTVRG, via the coding sequence TTGGGGCTTGAACGAACGGAAGGAACGCCGGAATTGTTCCCGTTGCTGCTGAATGCGGCGGAGCAATACTTGGCTCAAATAGGCTTATCCGGATTACAGAGGTTAGGCGCCGAGTCGGCCGATCAACGTGAGCTTGAATTGGAAGACGTGACGGCTTTCATCCAGGTGTCCGGAGGCATACAGGGCGGATTTCTGTTTTCCGTCGACCACAGCCTGTCCCGCGAATTGGCGAAACGGTTCATGGTCGAGGAAATCAACGACGTCGAAGCCGGCCAATATGCGGTGGAGGTCGTGGCCGAAATCGCCAATATCGTCACCGCCCACTCGCTGCGGGAAATTGAAGATTTAGACATTTACTTGGGTAATCCCCTGATGCTCTTGTCGCGGGACATGGGCATGCGCGCAAACGTGTTCCAATCCCAGCCTTACGCAGCGCCGCACGGTCGCTGCCGTTGGATCTACATCCCCAAAATGGACAAGGCGGAGCTCGCCAGCATCGTGACCGTAAGAGGGTAA
- a CDS encoding response regulator translates to MAKVLIVDDSGVMRKNIRTILERAGHEVVGEAADGREVLQNYIFHSPDIVTMDISMPHLDGIEALKGLLKVFPEAKVIMVSAIGQKAQVLEAIKCGAKSYMVKPIEGPALLAAIQKVL, encoded by the coding sequence ATGGCTAAAGTATTGATTGTCGACGACTCCGGCGTTATGAGAAAAAACATCCGGACGATACTCGAACGCGCGGGTCACGAGGTCGTCGGCGAAGCCGCAGACGGCCGGGAAGTGCTGCAAAACTACATTTTCCACTCTCCGGACATCGTCACGATGGATATCAGCATGCCCCACTTGGACGGGATCGAGGCGCTGAAAGGCTTGCTGAAGGTTTTCCCGGAAGCCAAGGTCATCATGGTCAGCGCCATCGGCCAGAAGGCGCAGGTGCTCGAAGCGATCAAGTGCGGCGCGAAATCGTATATGGTGAAGCCGATCGAAGGACCTGCACTGCTCGCGGCGATTCAGAAAGTGTTGTAG